The Platichthys flesus chromosome 17, fPlaFle2.1, whole genome shotgun sequence DNA window acacaggcagagagagaaagagacagacagatagataagcagacaaacagagagagagagacagaaacagactgagagatggatagataaacagacagacagggagagagagagagagagagagatactttAGATAGATTGACATGAAAAACCAGCACAAGTGTGCACTAGATTTGCATTTAAAGACAATGTAAGGAGGTATGTAGGAACATGACATTCAAAATACAATATGTATATTACATGTGCAAATTCACAGTTATTGCAGCTATTGTGAGCTGAGAGTTTCGTTGTGGGGAGGAACATTATATCAGGGTTTTGAGAGTTCACCTTTCAACAGAGGTGAAGAGTTGTAGAGTGTAATTGTTATtgaaagttttaaacaaaagttAGTGTCATGTTGATTCATTTTGACCTCAGGCATTTTCCTTGTTGCAACACCTAGTCTGCAACACTATAAGGTCTTACCTTATTTTTGAATTTCAGTATATTAACCTGATAAAACTagactatatttatttatttattcatttttcaacTTGGCTATTTATTGATTTTAGTTGAATAGTGTTGTCacttatatttaaaagaaaataacagacTGAAAGATTATTGTTAAGCGCATCATTTTAATGGCAGTGATTTGTGTGGGTTGTCATTTCATACATGTGGAGACATGAGTGTATTCACCCCTCAAGCGCCTGTAAAAAAAGTTGTTGGGCACCTCTAGACCTCCATCATGACAGTTTTAGTTATTGAACATGGGGCTCTTGGGGCCCCAGCGAAGTTGCCTGCTCTACCTCTGATGCTGTCAACTAATCCAGTCATGTGCGGACATGTAGGTTTCAAATTCCAAGGTTTATTTGTCATAAGCAGTTAACACATGGTAGACAGTACAATGTGAGGCTGTTGGACTAGAAGAAACCACTCAGCTTAGCAATGCAAtagttaaattaaaatcaagGCAAGGTAAAAAGAGCTTACTATAACcaaaaaagtcaaatacaatacaattcaaAACTCAAGGTGCCGTGTGACAATCGCTGCAAAAGAAGCAACAACTTGAACTGTATTAAGTGGGTGTGGATAGTAAATGCACATGTGCATGTACAGTTATTATGTCTCAGCTGTTTGTCCAAAGAAAGTGCAAACAGGCAGGAAACAGTTGGTTGTTCATCTTGTGAGTTTAGGAACACGGTGGCCTGAAGGTAAAGAAACGCGTACATGTGACTATCAAAGAACAGACTAATAATAGAGAAGGAGTCAGATGATGAAATGGACGTCCTCATAGGAGCAACAGGAGCGGAGGGGATGTCCATGTGGTAAAGTCCCTCAGTGTAAATATAACTCTGCAgacgtgtcagtgtgtggctgGTGCAGGCTGCCTCTCCctgcagtatatatatataacatgtgtgtctgtgtgtgtctgtgttcatgggtCACACATGAAGCTGCATTATCAACACACGCAGGCCTCCGTCAcctgcagctgtcaatcaaccaGAGCCTTGGTCTCTTTACCCTGACGCGACACTTCTCCCCCGATTGGTCCAGCCTCGCTGCGGGGGCGGGCGCCGCGGGGGCTTCGCCGGGCTCCCATTGGACGAGACGGCGCATTGGTCGACGTGACGCAGCGTGGAATTCCCAAAGTTCCCAAGTTCAGCGGAAGAGAGAAGCGGAGAAATAACCCAAACAAGAGAGAGGCGACGCGGAGGAAAACAGAGGCGAAGCAGCTCCGGTAAAtagaaccgtgtgtgtgtgttgttcatgtgaCGCGAGGGGGAGCGGGTGTTTGTTTCGGGGTCGAGGTGGCGGCGGGGGCCCGAGTGGCAACGCGGAAGAGTGGGAGTGGGAGATCGAGCCCCGTCCACCATCCTTTGTTTACCATCACGTCTCAGCTTTGAACAACCACAGACCATCATATCTGACCCTTCTCGCTGCAGCCGGACACACGAGCGTCAGGTGAGTGAGCCTCGTCCCCGCATCACGGGGCTTCTCGCCATGTTTTGGTGGTTTGAGCGAACAACGGGACTCTGGATCAATGGAGGATCCCTTTTGTGGGCTGGAAGTGAATGTGATCAGCTGGTGTCTGGTTCAATCCGACTGGAGCTGCTGTGTAACTGCGCAGCTCGATCGTGTGGGCGCCACCATATTGTTGCATAACACAGGCAATCTGCTCCTAATTCCGTGGGTGAGACGATTCAGCTGCCAAATTGTCCCTCGAATGCATAATCCCTTCCTCCTAGACTGTCTTCTATGTAACAACCAGCAACATACTGCAGGTGAGAAGACATAATGTGACTGTCGCGTGTAAGACAATGCATATGCTGCTTGTTGTGTCTATGATAACCCAGCTATTGTCAGATTAATGCATGCAGGAGATAGTTGTGTTCCCAACAATGCATGTGTCGTATGCATCAGGCGTGTTCAccatgtctctgtctgcagAATATCACTGAGCCGAATCTGCAACCGTGCTGTGCCGAAGTGAGCCTGCAGGCGGCGATGTctgaccacagcagcagcacaggcagcagCGCGTCCTCCACCAACAGCTGGACGCTCCTCTCCCCCGAGGTAAGACCCCAGATCCAGGGCACACATCAGGGGGGGAAGTGTCTGGAGATCCTTGGGTCTGGATGTAACTGTGGAGCGTTGGTTGTAGGACCCTCTCTCGTGGAACATGTCTGAACCTGCAGCCTTGAGACGCCCAcgctgatgacatcacacagcccAAGTTGTGGCCAATTGATTAGACCCTGTCTAGGTCCAATGTACAATcatgatatgtgtgtgtattcattaaTCTGAAAGCcactgacttcttttttttttttgttaatttatggtgtgtgtgtttaatcaaaTGATTCAGGACAAATTTATGATATTAACCAAAGATCATCCTGagaatataaattaaatgacATGAATTTAACGTCTACCCTCATGGTGGTTATAATGCTCAGTTTTTGTTGTAATATGTGGTGCGGTCGATTTTTGTTCCATTTTTGAGAGTAAAGGAATCAACGAGAAACATTTTAATCCGTTAATATGAGTGAATATTACTTCacaatgtagaaatatatagGAGCATGTATAACGTTTCATTGGACAATAAGTCAAACAAACTGTAGTTTGTAGCAGAAGTTGACAATAATCTGATTACCTATCATTAATCAAGACAACAACATGACACGTCACaaggtacaaaataaaactgtgatcTACTAGAATTATCACTACATCCCTCAGTCCGGGCATTTATGTGCGTAGACGAGCTCGCGACCTTTTAACGGTTGTGCTGGTAAATGTCAAGGTCAGCATTGCCAATACGTGTGTACTATAGGTGTTAATGTTAATGCTTGTACGAAGCCTGACCTTTTTGGGTCGTCTTTCTCCACAGGATGCTGCTGTTGAGAATGTCGGGCCAGTGGACGACGGCACCGAGAGCCTGGGCGACGTCGCCAGTCTGTCCGAGGAGCTGGCAGGTAACTGACAGCGAACAGAGCTGGAGCCAGATCTGCGGTTCATGGGTTGTGACATCATGCATTTCATATTATAGCCTGACACTGTGTTGATCTTGGTTCAGGAGCCGCTGTGGAGTTCCGACCAATTGACATTCTGGTCGAGACTGTCCTGTCAGAGGAAGGCCATCAGGTTAGTACACAATAAACAACATAATAATCTTATACAGTACAGATGttaattcgtttttttattatcatgcCAATACCCAAACATGTATCAAGAACATATCCTAGCACAGAGCACATTTGCATATACAATTGTGAGTTTTATTTCCCCTCGTGTAAATTCTTGTTTGATTGGGAAATCTGACCTCATTTACATACTTACTCCCCAGCATATTGTAACTGCAGTGGAGTTTTAAAAGACGAGCACAGGCCAGATCTTTAATATAATTACATTGGAACTCAGTGGAGCGTTTATCTCCACCAAAGCCCAGTAGTCCTCTTAAGTTCAATCAAGCCACACTAATTTAAACGTATTTATAGAAACCAGTCTAATGGAATGTTTTCAGCCATGCTCGGTGCTCAATTGAGTGTGATGCTCGATCAAATGCTGGTTTTTAACTTGGTTAACTCTCCCAGGCGTATATGCAACTGCCTAGGTTCAATATACATTCAACACTTGAGAACTTTTCTCTTGAAATTGTCACTTGGAGCAACATAGGAAACCATTAAATGAGAGACAGgtacacaaaaaactaaatcatatGACTTTATTGCAGAATAGACACCTTGGTGGCAacaaatgtctctctctctacttgtAGGTTTGTCAGGAGACGTCTCCAGAGTCCAGTGAAGGTCCCATCCCTTCTAGTCCGGTCCAGATGAGTCCTCTTCCACACGACCCCCTGGACCCCCTCCCAGACCTCGACATGGAGAGCCAGGCTCCAGTTATTCATGAGATTGACACCAGCTCGCCCTGCAGTGACAATGAACTCCTCGGAGCCACACCCTTTGTCACCAGCATGGATATGGAGGCTCAACTTGATATTATTGCTGCTGAACTACCCCCATCTGAGTTTGAGGAGTCCTGCTCTGCTGCCGTGACGGATCTCCCCGTCTCTGCAAACCCAGCGTTTGACACGCCTGCTGATGTAGAGCAGGATCTTGTGAGCCCCGCTGAGGAGAGTCCGGACTTCGAAGTTGAACCTGAGGTTAAAGTTGCCACAGAGACCATCACAGCCATCAATCCTCCCTCTCATGTCCATGCTGATGTTAGCTTTGCTCCAGTAAGCACGGAGCTGCCAAGCCCTGCCCCAGAGAGCCTGGTGCCAGAGGACACCATCGATGAAAGTCCTGCACCAGAGACTGTTGGTTCTGTAGAGGCAGAGGAGCCCGTCGATGAAAGTCCTGCACCAGAGACTGTTGGttcagtggaggaagaggaggaggccgcTGTAGAGGAAGAGGCAACAGAGACGTGGGAGAcaggggagcaggagggaggagaagaagaggaagaagatggtaCAGAATGGATGTTGCATGAAAGATATGTCAAGGCTAGAATAACCTGAGGGCTTTGTGTACAGTTTGTCCATGCTGGAAtatctgtgtttgctgtgggATACTTTTAAACACTAGCTAATGTAAAAAACATGCACAATATGAAACCAGATTGTGACTCCGGGATTCAAGTCCAAGTAACAAAGCCGGGCTCATCTTAAGGTCGATGACACGTCAGTTCATTGTGTAGTTTACGAAGTGATATAAACAATTTATATGATGTTTGGTTCCATCTCTGTAAACCAGCTGCCACACAGAGAACATGGGGCCTTCATTTGAGAGATGAAATGAGTCTTCATGAAGATTTGATTAGCgtgtttcttctctgtgtcaCACCAACAGCTGGAGAGAGATTTATCTGTATTACAGAGAGGCATACACCCAGCTCAGAAAATAAGAAACTCCCATGCATGAAATTACTGTTGTTGTAATTTAGGGGCTAAATGTCATCCGCATCCACGAGCAGCActagctttttttcttttttacacagCGCTTACACACTGTTGAATTTTACAGCACTTGTGTTCACGTATGTCTGAGTGTTTTGTGTGAGACAGTCTGTCTGTAGATAATTATGATTTTGGAAATAAATCtagtttttcttctgctgctgctaaatACGTGGAGATGATTTGCTGAAGTCACTCATTGCTTCCTCTTTGTCATGTTCCTACTTTCCTCAGAGCCGTCCACTAGTTTTGGCGACACAAGCAGCTTCGATGATggcgtgaggaggaggaacatcCCGACGTTTGAGGGGCCGAGGTCAAGAACGTCAGACGAGGACGACGAGGACGAGGAAGTGGAGTTCAAGCTGcctgtgaaggaggagaagccaTGGTTGTCCATGAACAAGTGCATTGTGGGAGCCCTGATCCTGCTCTTTTTAGgttccctcttcctctcaggtGAGTTCCTCTTACATACAACAAAGCTTGCCATTGTGTTTCTGCTTTTATGGTCAGATAAAGGGAAAGTTGCTACCGcatcaacaataaaaacacatgattgtGATATTTATTACCCAGTCTCTTTTATTGCACAAATCTCTTACTACCTAACCCTTTATAATGCTTCTTGACAGTTTTGACTTTCTGTGTATCACCTGCTTGTACCTGCTGCAAGAGATTTGACAGTGTTAGGATTTattgtaatacattttttatcagaTTAACTTTTTTGACAATGCCagtctttaaaaaatacatgagcATGTGTTCAGCAGCGGTACGGTGTCTGTTCTCAGACCTTGTTGACTAAAATGAACCTTGTCAACAGGTTTGCCCTCTGACCTGGATTATGGTACGTCCAGTACTAGATTAGTCAGCAGTGTAAGCTTCTGCACCAGCTGGCTGATACTCAGTAGCTTCTCCGAGCACTTATCCTGCCTAACACTTCATGCAGTGGTTAATAACGCGTGTTGCTAACTGTACCACAACACACCCTGTCACTTTGGAAGTGCTCAGTGGATGATAAGAGTGATTAAATTGAGGTGCAGGCCATTAGCTTGGTAAAGTAAACTATCACACCATTCAAAAGTAATTTCAAATAATCGGTCTAAATAAATAGTTTCTGTTTAGCTTTGGCCTGGCCTCAGAAAATGCATGTCACAACAAAAGAAGCTCATGTTGCTGTACGACTGCCTGGAAGCTGTGTCAGTAAGTCAGTCTGTTGTCAGACTTGTGTGAAAGATGTGTTTTCTTATCTGACAGGTGACTTTGACGCCTCTGACCTGAGCGATGGAGAACAAAGCCAGGTCTGTtccactgtctctctttccATTTACTCAACCTCAGTGTTATGTGCTGTCCGTGTGTGTCCACACAGTGAGGCCTTCAAGGAAAACCCACAACTTTCAGACAAATGATCAGATAAAAAAAGACGGGAttatttgtgaaatatttgtattattcatttgCCAATAATTTTCCATCCAGGACTGGCTTAGCGGTGATCCACAGGATATGAAAGAGTTATTGGATAAACTGACACAGGAAAACCAACACATTGCTCTGCTAGAGGCTCAACTGCAGGTCAGTGTTCAGTCATATTCATGCAAATGATGTTGTTCTATGTGGCCAAGATGTCTCAATGCGTGGCCATATATATACACGTATATGTGGCATGTTTACATTTAATACTTGTCCAAATTGTGTCCAACCTGGATGTGATTAAGCGTCTATTTTGGTTTCTCTTTCAGTCTCAGAAAGACGAAATGGACTCGGCACTTAAATCAGTGTCAGAAAGCGGAGATGAGCAAGGTAAAGCAAATCTGGAACAAGAAAATGCAAATTTGAAGGAGGAGCTGTCGTCTCTGCCAGAACTGAAGAAAGAGCTGGAGAGTCTGAGGTCCAGAGTGACAGAACTCAACCAGCTCACAGGTATGATGTGAAGTAAATCAAGTGATTTAATCGTCTTTTTTCCGCTGCATTTATaagatatttgatatttattgaaatgaaaatgcaaaaaggaggaaaaaactgTTCTCAGTGATATTTTTgttcaatttaaatttaataacTTGTACTTACTTTCAGTTGATCAAAAAATGCCTCCAGCGACTCCTGGTCCATCTCCTCAGCCCGGTGTCAAAGATGGTCAGAGTGACCGGAAAGCAGCTGAGCCcgagaggagaaaggaaaagaaCGAGGGAGGCAAGCTGAAGCAGGAACTCCAGAGACAGAAGGTGCTTttggaggagagcaggaagagacTGGAGGGGATGAAAAAACATGGCGGCAGCAGGAAGCGCGTCACCGACAGTTTGGAGGAGATCCAGAAGAAGCTCTCTGAACAAGTCGAGAGGTGGGGGAAGAAGAAGCCACAGGATTCCAAATGGAAAGggaaaaaaggtaaaaacatcGAGCGGGACCACtggaagaaggaagaaaagaaggagtggagaggagagaaagagtggaAGCACGGCAAAGAGGGCGGATGGAAGGAGAAAGacgagaagaggaaggaggagtggAAGCCTCAGAAGCAAAACTCGCACAAAGAGGCCTGGAGGAAGCACCAGGACGagtgggagaagaagaaggaagagcgCAGAGTGGACAGAGaagacaggaggaaggagaagccgTGGCACACCCAGCCGAGTAAAAAATCCCACAACCATAACCACCATAAtcctcagcatcagcatcaacaGCCCCCCCAGACTCACCAGTACAACCAAAACGAATTCTGGAGAGACCAGGAGCAGAAGCTCAGACGAAACTTCAAACCCCAGCTGGGCTGCACCTCTGTGGACAACTGCGCCAGCAAGGAGGGGCTCTACGCCGTGGAGCTGCCCGAGTTCGAGGAACTGCTGGAGGGCTACTTGAGCAAGCTCGAAGAGTCTGTGCCCGAGAACAAGGACAAGATTCGGAAGCTGACCGCGGAGTTCTTCGAGGACGGCGTGTTTGTCCACGACAGGGTTCGTTTCAGCGACTTCGCTGAGGACGTAGCGGACGTTCTGGAGGACATGGTGGACGTCCTGGAAGGCGGCGGCCAGAAGGACAATGACTCcttggaggaggagatggaggagtttGAACGAGAAGCCCTCTGGAAGTTTGCCGCCACAGCTTGAATTGAGTGTCGTTTGGGAAAAGAACACTAGGATGCAGCACAAGTGGTGGTTTGGTAGGACTTCTCTCGCCTGCCCTCTCCTCTTCAGAGCTGTAATTGTAGTAGCTTCTGGCGTAGAGTGGGTGTGCCTCTCATAAATGTGACCCTCCGAGTCTTTAATTATACGGTAGACTCAAACGTGTCATTCTGGACTTAGGTGTTGTCAGCTACCTCCGTCAGGTCTTGCTTTCCTAAGTCTTTCAGTCACGTGTTGTGTGGGTTTTCCTCTGCTATATAGTGTTTTCTCAGTAACTAGTGCATGTTGCAGCTCATAATGTaaattcaaactgaaaatattcaCATCAGACTAAAACCTAGGGTTGAAAGGAGATGGTATTTGCAATTAATTCTGTTCAGCACCAGTGGAAAAGGGTTGAATCTATTCATGCAGTTCATATCATATTAGATGAGTTGTCAAGAACAGAAGGTCGTGTTAAATTGACCCTGAAATGTGACGTTCTCTCCCTTATCAAGTGATCTCTGCTCCAAACGGGTTCAAACATAGGCTCGGAGGTTTTGTGTTGATACTTTCTGTGTGTAGTCAAGTTGGGCGTAACTGTTTGATCCCAGAGGATAAGATCCCGGTTCTCTCAGTGATAGGAATAAGATCAAGTCAGACCTGTTTTGTGAGAGTAGCagacagcacacagacacacagacacacagacacacagacacacagacacacagacacacagacacacacacacacacacacacacacacacacacacacacacacacacacatacacacacacacacacacatacaaagagcACTGTTTTAGAGCCCCAAGTGTTTGCCCTCTAGATTTTGTGGAGGTTTTTCCAACTTCCAACTGCCAGTTGACAGCAGATGTGTGGGAAAACCAGGAACCAGTTTGTGAAGCTGCTCGAGGAAAACAGCAATAGGACAAACCGATTTAGAAATGTACACCCACGGGTGAAGTGAAGTCTGCTTAACCGCTTGAGCACTTTTCccaaacattcatatttacagctacgttttttatttctcacgatttacatttcatatacttgttttcatttagtCCACAGGTTTTCTTTAATACTCTCTTTGCAATGTAGCCATGAGGACGTCCATCCCAAGATCTGTTACAgtattttaatttccttttcctATGTTTGTTGATGCAAATTGCCATTTagtcaaaagaaaatgaaggaagctgctacattttattttgaatgagtTGAATAAACGTGGCAAAGGTAGAAGAATGGTACACAACATTGTCTATAAGGTATCGTAGCATTATGCTTTAACAGaaatatttctttttctttcgtAGTAATGTTTGATTTCCTGAAAGTTTCCCTCTTGAGTGGGATGTGAAGTGAAAAGCGACAGATTGTGATTGTTATGTCTAATTTCTCGGCTATTTTTTTAGATTAAAGGAAGCTTTGAagagtaaaatgtttatttattctgtcaACTACACTGCAACACTTTTCCTTATTCGACAGAATCGCCACACTCTGTTGCAGATCAcaaacttttaatgtgaaaatgttgacGTTTTCCTTTTAGTTTACAGAAGTTTAGTTTGCCAGCTACTGCGTATGTGCCTTTATCATCACAAATAAGGTTAGACTGAAAAGgggctttgatttatttttgcttctgCGAGGATGAGAAGAAAACGGGTTTACACTACTTGCAATTAAGGGCAGAGAATGAATGTCAAAGGCTTTATTTATGATGTGTtgaacagatttttattttatctgctgtgaggagtgttttttttttttttttagaccgAAAGGGATCAAGAGAAAGTTTAACCAGAACAGATGAATCCtttaatgaaacacatttatgaAAGCAATATTTAAGACgtatgtttgtctttgtgggaCAACAGTaggtctgtgtgtttactgacaATGTGGTCCATGATGTGCACGTTATTGATCACTGGACAGATGTATTGTTCAATTTGGATCATTTCTAGTTTTTCCTCATCATGAGTCTTGTCCTCTTTTAGGAAGTCAGTGTTaagttcaataaaaaaaaatcaccatcATGTTAacagtgtctgttgttttattggATTCATCCATTATGTGTTGGGGGAGGTTCAAAAAGGATAATACAGAATAAATCGTCTGAGTCAGAGAGAGTTGTGGTTATGCAGCTGTGTTTTAGTTGTGAAAGATTTACAATGATACTCAACAATAGGTGACGTGTGACTCAGTGACAACTAGAAAGTGAAAGTGATGGTATGACAAGTATTTATTATCACAACTATGATCACAAACTAATTGAAGAGCATTGGAGGTTAGACTATAACCTGTACATAACCCCATCAGACAATGCTACGTTGTTTACATTGAACTCAATTCATAATTATGTCATTTTAAACCATAGGATACATTGATAGAATGATTGGTTAATATAAACCTGCAGTAGATTGTGTCTCTAATCTAATTGGTGGAATAAATGTGTGCACTATATGACATCATTTTCTGACTTTAGAGTTACGCCCTACTTCTGTCATTCCTAACATATGATCAGATTATTTTCGGATCTGTATAAGACTCAGGTCATGCCGTTCAGCCCTATGAGTTTTGAAAAATGCATTATACCATTTTCTGATCTTATTTATCACttcatattcaatattttgCGTAGAatcttggaaaatgtgttttccagaccatttat harbors:
- the pbxip1a gene encoding pre-B-cell leukemia transcription factor-interacting protein 1 isoform X2 encodes the protein MCRMHQACSPCLCLQNITEPNLQPCCAEVSLQAAMSDHSSSTGSSASSTNSWTLLSPEDAAVENVGPVDDGTESLGDVASLSEELAGAAVEFRPIDILVETVLSEEGHQVCQETSPESSEGPIPSSPVQMSPLPHDPLDPLPDLDMESQAPVIHEIDTSSPCSDNELLGATPFVTSMDMEAQLDIIAAELPPSEFEESCSAAVTDLPVSANPAFDTPADVEQDLVSPAEESPDFEVEPEVKVATETITAINPPSHVHADVSFAPVSTELPSPAPESLVPEDTIDESPAPETVGSVEAEEPVDESPAPETVGSVEEEEEAAVEEEATETWETGEQEGGEEEEEDEPSTSFGDTSSFDDGVRRRNIPTFEGPRSRTSDEDDEDEEVEFKLPVKEEKPWLSMNKCIVGALILLFLGSLFLSGLPSDLDYGDFDASDLSDGEQSQDWLSGDPQDMKELLDKLTQENQHIALLEAQLQSQKDEMDSALKSVSESGDEQGKANLEQENANLKEELSSLPELKKELESLRSRVTELNQLTVDQKMPPATPGPSPQPGVKDGQSDRKAAEPERRKEKNEGGKLKQELQRQKVLLEESRKRLEGMKKHGGSRKRVTDSLEEIQKKLSEQVERWGKKKPQDSKWKGKKGKNIERDHWKKEEKKEWRGEKEWKHGKEGGWKEKDEKRKEEWKPQKQNSHKEAWRKHQDEWEKKKEERRVDREDRRKEKPWHTQPSKKSHNHNHHNPQHQHQQPPQTHQYNQNEFWRDQEQKLRRNFKPQLGCTSVDNCASKEGLYAVELPEFEELLEGYLSKLEESVPENKDKIRKLTAEFFEDGVFVHDRVRFSDFAEDVADVLEDMVDVLEGGGQKDNDSLEEEMEEFEREALWKFAATA
- the pbxip1a gene encoding pre-B-cell leukemia transcription factor-interacting protein 1 isoform X1 encodes the protein MSDHSSSTGSSASSTNSWTLLSPEDAAVENVGPVDDGTESLGDVASLSEELAGAAVEFRPIDILVETVLSEEGHQVCQETSPESSEGPIPSSPVQMSPLPHDPLDPLPDLDMESQAPVIHEIDTSSPCSDNELLGATPFVTSMDMEAQLDIIAAELPPSEFEESCSAAVTDLPVSANPAFDTPADVEQDLVSPAEESPDFEVEPEVKVATETITAINPPSHVHADVSFAPVSTELPSPAPESLVPEDTIDESPAPETVGSVEAEEPVDESPAPETVGSVEEEEEAAVEEEATETWETGEQEGGEEEEEDEPSTSFGDTSSFDDGVRRRNIPTFEGPRSRTSDEDDEDEEVEFKLPVKEEKPWLSMNKCIVGALILLFLGSLFLSGDFDASDLSDGEQSQDWLSGDPQDMKELLDKLTQENQHIALLEAQLQSQKDEMDSALKSVSESGDEQGKANLEQENANLKEELSSLPELKKELESLRSRVTELNQLTVDQKMPPATPGPSPQPGVKDGQSDRKAAEPERRKEKNEGGKLKQELQRQKVLLEESRKRLEGMKKHGGSRKRVTDSLEEIQKKLSEQVERWGKKKPQDSKWKGKKGKNIERDHWKKEEKKEWRGEKEWKHGKEGGWKEKDEKRKEEWKPQKQNSHKEAWRKHQDEWEKKKEERRVDREDRRKEKPWHTQPSKKSHNHNHHNPQHQHQQPPQTHQYNQNEFWRDQEQKLRRNFKPQLGCTSVDNCASKEGLYAVELPEFEELLEGYLSKLEESVPENKDKIRKLTAEFFEDGVFVHDRVRFSDFAEDVADVLEDMVDVLEGGGQKDNDSLEEEMEEFEREALWKFAATA